The following proteins come from a genomic window of Nostoc sp. TCL26-01:
- a CDS encoding CHAT domain-containing protein, with the protein MANKQPRFFRQILAFILCVFIGASLTLIQESTQIQASPPTPSTTTQLIQQGKQLYQAERFAEAINTWQLALKAEPQELSQAMVLNYLSLAYQQLGQWQQATAAITSSLQLTQNLQNPTPSAKLILAQALNTQGSLQLAQGKAEPALNTWQQATAIYTTAGNTSGRIGSLVNQAQAQQALGLYLQARKTLTEVEQALLNQPDKELQSTGLRSLGNVLRAVGALSDSRRVLQTSWEIVNSISSVSKSEISSTLLDLGNTTYAQGDTKNALKYYEQAATTASASSITKIQAQINQIQLLIGTGQSKQAENTWLQLQPQLTNLPPSRSAIYAQMKLAKNLVNVGNDRQAESAKLFAIAIQQAQKLNDQPAESYALGYLGGLYAQNQQWAIAQQLTQQALQLAQALNAPEIAYQWQWQLGRIFKAQGEIKPATAAYEVAFTTLKSLRSDLVAINSDIQFSFRETVEPVYREYVELLLNPGANLKPSQTQIKQARQVIESLQLAELDNFFRSACLQGQIVPIEQIQQSTAAIIYPIILPDQLEVILSLPQQALIHYSVKVSQTEVEAATAQLRQNLEKPYTTPEGKALSAKVYDWLIRPIAAELSQSQSKTLVFVLDGSLRNVPMAALYDGKQYLVEKYSIALTPGLELLGPRPLRQSNLKTLVAGLTEARHGFSSLPNVNDELKAIESEVPSQVLLNQTFTSSALRKQIDSLPFSVVHLATHGQFSSNAEETFILAWDKPVKVNELKDLLYSREQTRPEPIELLVLSACETAEGDKRAALGLAGVAIQAGARSTLASLWSLDDESGARFIGEFYKELATKQITKAEALRQAQLSLLKDPDYRHPIYWASYVLLGNWL; encoded by the coding sequence ATGGCAAACAAACAGCCGAGATTTTTTCGTCAAATTCTAGCCTTCATACTTTGTGTCTTCATAGGTGCGAGTCTAACCCTGATCCAAGAATCAACTCAAATCCAAGCATCTCCTCCCACACCTTCTACAACAACACAATTAATTCAACAAGGCAAACAACTCTACCAAGCCGAACGCTTTGCCGAAGCTATAAATACTTGGCAATTAGCACTCAAAGCCGAACCACAAGAATTGTCTCAAGCGATGGTGCTAAATTATCTCTCCTTAGCCTATCAACAACTTGGTCAATGGCAACAAGCCACCGCAGCCATTACTTCGAGTCTGCAACTAACGCAAAACTTACAAAACCCCACCCCATCAGCAAAACTGATCTTAGCCCAAGCCCTCAACACTCAAGGCAGCTTACAATTAGCTCAAGGTAAAGCCGAACCAGCGCTCAACACATGGCAACAAGCAACAGCCATTTATACCACAGCAGGGAATACATCAGGAAGAATTGGTAGCTTAGTTAATCAAGCCCAAGCCCAACAAGCCTTGGGGCTATATCTCCAAGCTCGTAAAACCTTAACTGAAGTAGAACAAGCCCTGTTAAATCAACCAGACAAAGAATTGCAGAGTACAGGATTACGTAGTCTGGGCAATGTTCTCAGAGCAGTAGGCGCTCTTAGTGATTCTCGTAGAGTTTTACAAACCAGTTGGGAAATTGTCAACAGTATAAGTAGTGTATCCAAATCCGAAATCAGTTCCACCTTACTAGATTTGGGTAATACAACCTACGCCCAAGGTGATACAAAGAATGCCTTAAAATACTATGAACAAGCAGCAACTACCGCATCAGCCAGTAGCATTACCAAAATTCAAGCTCAAATCAATCAAATTCAGTTATTGATAGGAACTGGACAAAGTAAACAAGCCGAAAATACTTGGTTACAACTCCAACCCCAACTTACCAACCTACCTCCCAGCCGTTCCGCCATTTATGCTCAGATGAAGCTAGCTAAAAATTTGGTAAATGTGGGAAACGACAGACAAGCCGAGTCAGCTAAATTATTCGCTATAGCCATCCAGCAAGCGCAGAAATTAAATGATCAACCAGCCGAATCTTATGCTTTAGGATATCTAGGTGGATTGTATGCACAAAATCAACAATGGGCGATCGCACAACAATTAACCCAACAAGCCTTACAATTAGCCCAAGCCCTGAATGCACCAGAGATAGCCTATCAATGGCAATGGCAGTTAGGCAGAATCTTTAAAGCTCAAGGAGAAATTAAACCAGCAACAGCCGCCTATGAAGTAGCCTTCACCACCCTGAAATCTCTACGCAGTGATTTAGTCGCTATTAACAGTGATATCCAATTTTCTTTCCGGGAAACTGTAGAACCTGTCTATCGTGAATATGTAGAACTACTCTTAAATCCTGGCGCAAACTTAAAACCTAGCCAAACTCAAATCAAACAAGCCAGGCAGGTAATTGAATCATTACAGCTAGCCGAACTAGATAACTTTTTCCGTTCAGCTTGTCTGCAAGGACAAATAGTCCCCATCGAACAAATTCAACAGTCAACCGCCGCCATCATTTATCCCATCATTCTCCCAGATCAACTAGAAGTAATTTTAAGTTTACCCCAACAAGCATTAATACACTATTCTGTCAAGGTATCTCAAACTGAAGTCGAAGCAGCTACAGCACAACTCCGACAAAATTTAGAAAAGCCTTACACCACACCAGAAGGAAAAGCTCTATCTGCAAAAGTTTATGACTGGTTAATTCGCCCCATCGCAGCAGAATTATCTCAAAGTCAGAGCAAAACATTAGTCTTCGTCTTAGATGGTTCCCTGCGAAATGTGCCAATGGCAGCTCTCTATGATGGCAAACAGTATTTAGTCGAGAAATATAGTATTGCACTCACACCAGGGTTAGAGTTATTGGGGCCACGTCCTTTACGCCAAAGTAATCTCAAAACTCTAGTTGCAGGCTTAACAGAAGCACGACATGGCTTTAGTTCTTTACCAAACGTCAATGATGAATTAAAAGCCATTGAGTCAGAAGTACCCAGCCAAGTTTTATTAAATCAGACATTTACCAGTTCAGCCTTACGAAAACAGATAGATTCTTTACCCTTCTCTGTCGTACACCTAGCAACCCACGGTCAATTCAGTTCCAATGCAGAGGAGACTTTTATCTTAGCTTGGGATAAACCAGTCAAAGTCAACGAACTAAAAGATTTACTCTATAGTAGAGAACAAACTAGACCAGAACCCATAGAATTACTTGTCCTCAGTGCCTGCGAAACTGCCGAAGGAGACAAACGCGCTGCACTAGGGTTAGCGGGAGTAGCCATTCAAGCAGGCGCACGCAGCACCCTAGCCTCCCTCTGGAGCCTAGACGATGAATCAGGCGCTCGTTTCATCGGTGAATTTTACAAAGAGCTAGCAACTAAGCAAATCACCAAAGCCGAAGCACTGCGACAAGCTCAACTCTCACTGTTAAAAGATCCCGATTATCGCCATCCTATCTATTGGGCATCTTACGTCTTACTAGGAAATTGGCTCTAA
- a CDS encoding type II toxin-antitoxin system VapC family toxin — translation MKSEVFLDTSFAIALSSPRDRLHQRAVQLANLLEEVGTRLVTTQTVMLEIGNVLSQQPNRHQAIVLLNSLASDPKVEIIPLSPELYERAFQLYCDSPEKEWGFIDCVSFIVMQYSGITEALTANEHFQQAGFRALLRESAE, via the coding sequence ATGAAATCTGAAGTATTTCTTGACACATCTTTTGCTATTGCCTTATCCTCCCCCCGCGATCGCTTACATCAGCGAGCTGTACAATTAGCTAACTTGCTAGAAGAAGTCGGCACACGCCTAGTCACGACACAAACAGTCATGCTAGAAATTGGCAATGTTCTATCTCAACAACCAAATCGTCATCAAGCGATCGTCCTCTTAAATTCTCTAGCATCCGACCCCAAAGTAGAAATCATCCCCCTATCCCCAGAATTATACGAAAGAGCTTTCCAGCTATACTGCGACAGCCCAGAAAAAGAATGGGGTTTTATTGATTGCGTATCTTTTATTGTCATGCAATACAGTGGAATCACAGAAGCCCTAACAGCAAACGAACATTTTCAACAAGCAGGATTTCGCGCGTTGTTAAGAGAGAGTGCTGAGTGA
- a CDS encoding glutathione S-transferase family protein encodes MLKFYYNPISVNARRVWVALLEKQIAFEPLLLNLDGDQFQDSFREINPLQRVPVVVDDGLRVVESLAILDYLEAKYPSPSLMPGEVDAIAKVRMIEMTTVTELQPATMILTRPLVELDTDAKKLQSAEESVTKVLQFYETLLGQQTYFAGDKFTLAEVVAGTVIPSLPLFGFSLDDYPRLLAWAERLEARDSWQQTTPDFASLAAAIPNIKAILERRC; translated from the coding sequence ATGCTGAAGTTTTACTACAATCCTATTTCTGTCAATGCACGTCGAGTTTGGGTGGCTTTACTAGAAAAACAAATCGCTTTTGAACCATTGTTGTTAAATCTGGATGGAGATCAGTTTCAAGATAGCTTTAGAGAAATCAATCCTCTCCAGCGTGTACCTGTTGTGGTAGATGATGGTTTGCGTGTGGTGGAATCCTTAGCCATTTTGGATTATTTAGAAGCAAAGTATCCTAGTCCATCGCTGATGCCTGGTGAGGTGGATGCGATCGCTAAAGTTCGTATGATAGAAATGACCACAGTCACAGAACTTCAACCTGCGACTATGATCTTGACTAGACCATTGGTAGAACTAGATACTGATGCGAAAAAATTGCAGTCTGCTGAAGAAAGTGTCACAAAAGTTTTGCAGTTTTATGAAACTCTTTTAGGACAGCAGACTTACTTTGCAGGTGATAAATTTACCCTAGCAGAAGTTGTGGCCGGCACAGTCATTCCTTCTCTGCCTTTATTTGGTTTTTCTTTGGATGACTATCCACGTTTATTAGCATGGGCAGAAAGACTAGAAGCAAGAGACAGTTGGCAACAAACAACCCCAGACTTCGCATCTCTTGCGGCCGCTATCCCCAACATCAAAGCGATTTTAGAACGGCGTTGTTAA
- the tgt gene encoding tRNA guanosine(34) transglycosylase Tgt: MSAIFSFQSLAQCSQTKARAGLFSTPHGFVETPKFMPVGTLATVKTVTPAQLKETGAQMILSNTYHLHLQPGEGIVAGGGGLHKFMGWKGPILTDSGGFQVFSLSEMRKITEEGVTFRSPHDGQIIKLTPERSIEIQNTLGADVIMAFDECPPYPATHQDVEASTQRTYRWLERCITAHQRPEQALFGIVQGGVYLDLRAQAAHALTQLDLPGYAIGGVSVGEPPELIAQIVQTTAPLLPPDKPRYLMGVGTYREMVIAIASGVDLFDCVIPTRWARHGTAMVKGERWNLKNAKFRDDFTPMDETCPCYACQNFSRAYISHLVRSQEILAYTLLSIHNITELVRFTQKIREAILSDRFMAEFGHWLNSSAEY; this comes from the coding sequence TTGAGTGCTATATTTTCTTTCCAATCCCTAGCTCAGTGTAGCCAAACTAAAGCCAGAGCCGGGTTATTTTCTACTCCTCATGGATTTGTCGAAACTCCTAAATTTATGCCAGTGGGGACACTAGCCACTGTCAAAACTGTAACCCCAGCCCAGCTAAAAGAGACTGGGGCGCAAATGATCTTATCTAATACTTATCATCTCCATCTCCAGCCAGGAGAAGGAATTGTGGCTGGGGGTGGTGGGTTGCATAAATTTATGGGCTGGAAGGGGCCGATACTCACAGATTCCGGTGGGTTTCAGGTGTTCAGCTTGAGTGAGATGCGAAAAATTACTGAAGAAGGTGTCACTTTCCGTTCACCCCACGATGGGCAGATTATTAAATTAACCCCAGAACGCTCAATTGAGATTCAAAATACTTTAGGGGCTGATGTAATCATGGCGTTTGATGAATGTCCCCCCTATCCAGCTACTCATCAAGATGTAGAAGCATCGACACAGAGAACATACCGTTGGTTGGAACGCTGCATCACAGCCCATCAACGCCCAGAACAGGCTTTATTTGGCATTGTTCAAGGGGGGGTATATTTAGATTTACGCGCTCAAGCTGCCCATGCTTTAACCCAATTAGATTTACCCGGATATGCTATTGGTGGTGTCAGTGTGGGAGAACCGCCAGAACTTATCGCTCAAATTGTGCAAACGACAGCACCATTATTACCACCTGACAAACCGCGTTACTTAATGGGTGTGGGAACTTATCGAGAAATGGTAATTGCGATCGCTTCTGGTGTAGATTTATTTGACTGTGTAATTCCGACTCGTTGGGCAAGACACGGTACAGCAATGGTCAAAGGTGAACGCTGGAACCTAAAAAATGCTAAATTTCGTGACGATTTCACGCCAATGGATGAAACTTGTCCTTGTTATGCCTGCCAAAATTTTAGTCGAGCCTACATATCTCATTTAGTGCGATCGCAAGAAATCCTAGCTTACACCTTGTTGAGCATCCATAACATCACCGAACTCGTCCGTTTTACCCAAAAAATTAGGGAAGCAATATTAAGCGATCGCTTTATGGCAGAATTTGGTCACTGGCTCAATTCAAGTGCTGAGTATTGA
- a CDS encoding photosystem II reaction center protein K has translation MEAALLLAKLPEAYQIFDPLVDVLPVIPVFFLLLAFVWQAAVGFR, from the coding sequence ATGGAAGCAGCACTATTATTAGCAAAATTGCCTGAAGCTTACCAAATCTTCGACCCCCTCGTAGATGTTCTCCCAGTTATTCCCGTTTTCTTTTTATTGCTTGCTTTTGTTTGGCAAGCTGCTGTGGGATTTAGGTAA
- a CDS encoding 2Fe-2S iron-sulfur cluster-binding protein — protein MGNIKFVKENKEVIAADGANLRLKAMENGVDIYKLFGKLTNCGGYGQCGTCIVEIVEGIENLSTPTDVENRMLKKKPANYRLACQTLVNGPVSVVTKP, from the coding sequence ATGGGCAACATCAAATTTGTCAAAGAAAACAAGGAAGTAATAGCAGCAGATGGCGCTAACCTGCGGCTGAAAGCTATGGAAAATGGCGTTGATATCTATAAGTTGTTTGGTAAGCTGACAAACTGTGGCGGCTACGGTCAGTGTGGTACTTGTATTGTCGAGATAGTTGAGGGTATAGAGAATCTTTCTACTCCTACAGATGTAGAAAATCGAATGTTAAAGAAAAAACCCGCAAATTACCGCTTGGCTTGTCAAACCTTAGTTAATGGCCCAGTAAGTGTAGTCACCAAACCCTAA
- a CDS encoding response regulator transcription factor produces the protein MSAQLLLVDDEPGLREAVRDYLQESGFGVQVASNANEGWDLMQQNTPDLVISDIMMPQVDGYQFLKQLRADPRFQSLPVVFLTAKGMTSDRIQGYQAGVDAYLPKPFDPDELVAIVENLLTRRNTKPQATSEDGETPDIAELANQIAQIKALLTQRNAISLSPAPFKIDLTPREQSVLNLVAEGLMNKEIARRLETSVRNVEKYVSRLFSKTGTNSRTELVRFALEHGLAK, from the coding sequence ATGTCAGCACAATTGTTACTGGTAGATGATGAACCAGGATTAAGAGAAGCCGTGAGAGACTATTTACAAGAAAGCGGTTTCGGCGTTCAAGTGGCCAGTAACGCCAATGAGGGTTGGGATTTGATGCAGCAAAATACACCCGACTTGGTGATTTCTGACATTATGATGCCTCAAGTCGATGGCTATCAGTTTTTAAAGCAATTGCGAGCAGATCCTCGCTTCCAGTCCTTACCTGTGGTATTTTTAACGGCTAAGGGGATGACAAGCGATCGCATCCAAGGTTATCAAGCTGGTGTTGATGCCTATCTGCCTAAGCCATTTGATCCAGATGAGCTAGTAGCGATAGTTGAAAACCTGCTGACTCGTCGTAATACCAAGCCTCAAGCTACAAGCGAAGATGGCGAAACACCAGATATTGCTGAATTAGCGAATCAAATTGCTCAAATTAAAGCACTTTTAACACAAAGAAACGCTATTTCTTTGTCTCCGGCTCCTTTTAAAATTGATCTCACTCCCAGAGAACAGAGTGTATTAAATCTGGTAGCCGAAGGATTAATGAACAAAGAAATCGCCCGCCGTCTAGAAACCAGCGTGCGGAACGTGGAAAAATATGTTAGCCGTTTATTTAGCAAAACCGGCACCAATAGCCGCACGGAGTTAGTTCGTTTTGCCTTGGAACACGGACTAGCAAAGTAA
- a CDS encoding Npun_R1517 family heterocyst differentiation transcriptional regulator, with protein sequence MNSKALPRQINNIEVGVYECEIHLKFRLIEEKSLLGDREQLLQVLLDALTEGSDDFLEMFQASVKAQEVSEFKASPQMRRQLMRLRNVVDNTQ encoded by the coding sequence ATGAACTCGAAAGCATTACCACGGCAGATAAATAATATTGAAGTAGGTGTTTATGAGTGTGAAATACATCTCAAGTTCCGGTTGATTGAGGAGAAGAGTTTACTAGGCGATCGCGAGCAACTGTTACAGGTGCTTCTAGATGCTTTAACAGAAGGCTCTGACGACTTTTTAGAAATGTTCCAAGCATCTGTAAAAGCACAAGAGGTGTCTGAGTTTAAAGCATCACCGCAAATGCGCCGTCAGTTGATGCGTTTACGTAATGTTGTTGACAACACTCAATAG
- a CDS encoding NAD(P)H-quinone oxidoreductase subunit M: MDNATLLKSTTRHIRIFAAEIDRDGELVPSNQVLTLDVDPDNEFNWNEDALQKIYQKFDELVEASSGADLTDYNLRRIGSDLEHYLRSLLQKGEISYNLSARVTNYSLGLPQVAVDDK, translated from the coding sequence ATGGACAATGCAACCCTGCTCAAGTCTACAACCCGCCACATCCGTATTTTTGCGGCAGAAATTGACCGGGATGGCGAACTAGTTCCCAGTAATCAAGTCTTAACGTTGGATGTAGATCCAGACAACGAATTTAACTGGAATGAAGATGCCTTACAAAAGATTTATCAAAAATTTGATGAACTAGTGGAAGCATCAAGTGGTGCAGACCTCACGGACTATAACTTACGCCGGATTGGTTCAGATTTGGAGCATTATTTGCGATCGCTCCTGCAAAAAGGCGAAATCAGCTACAATCTCTCTGCTCGTGTCACTAACTACAGCTTAGGACTCCCACAAGTTGCGGTTGACGACAAATAA
- a CDS encoding PP2C family serine/threonine-protein phosphatase: protein MENDAATLYCPNELCQAANPLTHKFCQQCRTPLPKRYLWAVGESLSVGSPGEILGDRYLIITKSVVFDTRPGLPPQAPELDNVHSLRPYLRLIPYRLHIPQIYGVVTLTDGRSHSDILLLEKPPLFTDSVAQQVHLCSEFTDAWRYASSMRQLHWLWQIAHLWQPLKSEGVVSSLLNPQLLRVEGALIRLLELHPDSATAPELRQLGEFWQHLHNEAKPAVSAFVHQISSWLLQGEITSPEVLIAVLDRGLAELGQTQTPTIQIVTKTDTGPSRQRNEDACYPPSGTLLSKPPQPSALAIVCDGIGGHEGGNVASNLAIETIQQQIQQLTKLPIDHLEPSLLIADLERAVAIVNDKISQRNDSENRQGRKRMGTTLVMALPVAHEMYITHVGDSRAYWINRHGCYQVTLDDDVASREVRLGYAVYREAVQQSGSGSLVQALGMSPSNSLHPTAQRFIIDEDSIFLLTSDGLSDFDRVEDYWETEILPILTGEDNIVNVADRLVDIANTKNGHDNVTIALVNCQVQYTEPEINLQAVIPDSSKVKTVNLAAQATPPASLAGKPEQKPKVIPDNLPSPLSKFPLQLLVLLLLATAAGLIGYWIMLLRSPSTYNPRPTRTQPITTPSPQIPRSLNNLAAEWVIKTKREITLNQKEKLPPESFLKVIDKKINNLPNSGGDKVYLKLCANPIPANITVDRPIEIELAKLKPSDVTVLQPNQDSPCDFVSPSPETLPPAPNTPNNTSATPANNR, encoded by the coding sequence ATGGAAAATGACGCGGCAACACTCTACTGTCCCAATGAACTTTGTCAGGCGGCTAACCCTCTGACACATAAGTTTTGCCAGCAATGCCGCACACCCTTACCCAAGCGTTACTTATGGGCGGTGGGAGAGAGTTTGAGTGTAGGTAGCCCCGGAGAAATATTAGGCGATCGCTATTTAATTATCACTAAATCTGTTGTGTTCGATACTCGACCTGGTTTGCCACCCCAAGCACCAGAGTTAGACAATGTACATTCCCTCAGACCTTATTTAAGACTCATTCCCTACCGCTTACATATCCCACAAATTTATGGGGTTGTCACTTTAACTGATGGACGCAGCCATAGTGATATTCTCTTACTAGAAAAACCGCCTCTATTTACCGATAGTGTGGCGCAGCAAGTGCATTTGTGTAGCGAATTTACCGATGCTTGGCGCTACGCCTCATCCATGCGTCAATTACATTGGTTGTGGCAAATTGCTCATCTCTGGCAACCTTTAAAAAGTGAAGGAGTAGTTTCTAGCCTCCTCAACCCCCAATTATTAAGGGTAGAAGGGGCATTAATCCGGTTGTTAGAATTGCATCCTGACTCGGCCACAGCACCAGAGTTAAGGCAACTAGGGGAATTTTGGCAGCATTTACACAATGAAGCCAAACCAGCAGTATCGGCATTTGTTCATCAAATTAGTAGTTGGCTCCTCCAAGGTGAAATCACATCACCAGAAGTACTCATCGCCGTTTTAGATCGAGGATTGGCAGAATTAGGCCAGACGCAAACACCGACGATTCAAATTGTCACCAAAACCGACACTGGCCCCAGTCGCCAGCGTAACGAAGATGCCTGTTATCCTCCCAGTGGTACACTCCTGAGTAAACCACCCCAACCAAGCGCCCTAGCTATTGTCTGTGATGGAATTGGTGGACATGAAGGGGGTAATGTCGCCTCAAATTTAGCCATTGAAACTATCCAGCAGCAGATACAACAACTGACAAAATTACCTATAGATCATCTAGAGCCTTCGCTGTTGATAGCTGATTTGGAAAGGGCTGTCGCTATTGTCAATGACAAAATTAGCCAGCGCAATGACAGTGAAAATCGTCAAGGACGTAAACGCATGGGTACAACCCTGGTAATGGCATTACCTGTAGCCCATGAAATGTATATTACTCATGTCGGAGATAGTCGTGCCTACTGGATTAACCGTCACGGCTGTTATCAAGTCACTCTCGATGACGATGTAGCTTCTAGAGAGGTGAGGTTGGGTTACGCTGTTTATCGAGAAGCTGTACAACAAAGTGGTTCTGGTTCTTTGGTACAAGCACTGGGGATGAGTCCTAGCAATTCCTTACACCCCACAGCCCAGCGATTTATCATTGATGAAGACAGCATATTTCTGCTTACATCCGATGGCTTGAGTGATTTTGACAGAGTGGAAGATTACTGGGAAACAGAAATCTTACCAATTCTCACTGGTGAAGATAATATCGTCAATGTGGCTGATCGCCTAGTAGACATCGCCAACACTAAAAATGGTCACGATAACGTCACCATTGCCTTAGTCAATTGCCAAGTGCAATACACTGAACCAGAAATCAATCTCCAAGCAGTCATTCCTGATAGTAGTAAGGTCAAAACTGTCAATTTAGCTGCACAAGCTACACCACCAGCATCATTAGCAGGTAAACCGGAACAGAAACCCAAAGTAATTCCCGATAACCTACCTAGCCCACTCAGCAAATTCCCCTTACAGTTGTTAGTGTTGTTACTCTTGGCTACAGCTGCTGGCTTAATTGGCTACTGGATTATGTTATTGCGATCGCCCTCCACTTACAATCCCAGACCAACCAGAACTCAGCCCATCACTACCCCATCTCCCCAAATCCCACGCTCATTAAATAATCTCGCCGCTGAATGGGTAATCAAAACCAAGCGGGAAATTACCTTGAATCAAAAGGAAAAATTACCACCTGAGAGTTTTTTAAAAGTCATTGACAAAAAAATTAATAACCTACCTAACTCTGGGGGTGACAAGGTGTATCTGAAATTGTGCGCTAATCCAATTCCGGCGAATATCACAGTCGATAGACCCATCGAAATCGAACTAGCAAAACTAAAACCGTCTGATGTCACCGTTTTACAACCAAATCAAGATAGTCCCTGTGATTTCGTCTCTCCCTCACCAGAAACCTTACCCCCTGCACCCAATACACCAAACAATACCAGTGCAACTCCAGCAAATAATCGATAG